The following proteins come from a genomic window of Sphingobium cloacae:
- a CDS encoding polyprenyl synthetase family protein — translation MTASAALVVERAAQVSAAIDRAFDMLLAVPQDARRRLYEAMRHAAIGGGKRLRPLLVHAACDLFNISPETALRVGLAVECIHVYSLVHDDLPAMDDDDMRRGKPTVHKAYDEATAILVGDCLQSFAFEILADEQTHPDPFVRVELMKALAVASGAGGMAGGQMMDLEAEKSRFDLATVTRLQNLKTGALIGFSVEAAAIAARIPPDGRKGLHGYARDIGLAFQIADDLLDVEGDAATAGKATGKDAAAGKETFVSLLGAPRAREQARLLVDQAKAHLHGFGARADLLRAIADYIVERDR, via the coding sequence ATGACGGCATCGGCCGCGCTGGTTGTCGAACGGGCCGCGCAGGTTTCGGCGGCGATCGACCGTGCGTTCGACATGCTGCTCGCCGTGCCGCAGGATGCGCGGCGGCGGCTTTACGAAGCGATGCGCCATGCCGCCATCGGCGGGGGCAAGCGGCTGCGTCCGCTCCTGGTGCACGCGGCCTGCGACCTGTTCAACATCTCGCCCGAAACGGCGCTGCGCGTGGGACTCGCGGTCGAGTGCATCCATGTCTATTCGCTGGTGCATGACGATCTGCCCGCCATGGACGACGACGACATGCGGCGCGGCAAGCCGACCGTCCACAAGGCGTATGATGAAGCCACCGCCATCCTCGTGGGCGATTGCCTCCAGAGTTTCGCCTTTGAGATATTGGCGGACGAGCAGACCCATCCCGATCCCTTCGTCCGCGTGGAACTGATGAAGGCGCTGGCGGTCGCGAGCGGGGCAGGGGGCATGGCGGGCGGCCAGATGATGGATCTGGAGGCGGAAAAGAGCCGCTTCGACCTGGCCACCGTGACGCGGCTCCAGAACCTCAAGACCGGGGCGCTGATCGGCTTCTCCGTCGAGGCGGCAGCTATAGCGGCGCGCATCCCGCCGGACGGGCGCAAGGGATTGCACGGCTATGCGCGCGACATCGGCCTCGCCTTCCAGATCGCGGACGACCTGCTCGACGTCGAAGGCGACGCGGCCACCGCGGGCAAGGCGACGGGGAAGGATGCGGCGGCGGGCAAGGAAACCTTCGTTTCCCTGCTGGGCGCGCCGCGGGCGAGGGAGCAGGCACGGCTGCTGGTCGATCAGGCCAAGGCGCATCTGCACGGCTTTGGCGCGCGCGCGGACCTGCTGCGCGCCATCGCGGATTATATCGTGGAGAGGGACCGTTAG
- the istB gene encoding IS21-like element helper ATPase IstB — protein sequence MNHGGAASRVDNIRRSLVHLKMPRALEMLDATLRGIEQGKIDGIEAIDILLNEELSLRENRRIKAALRMARLPIIKTLDGYDFSFQPSLDRNRILALAGLDFINRAEVVHLLGPPGTGKSHIATALAVEAVKAGKSVYFIPLADLIASLTKAEREGTLREKIRFLCRSSLLVVDEIGYLPVTPGGGNLFFQLVNARYEKGAMILTSNRGFAEWGDVFGDPVVATALLDRLLHHAVVIQIEGSSYRMRQHADLLPEHARMAPSINPPPLPKRRGRPPAKEKPDLHHG from the coding sequence ATGAACCATGGGGGTGCCGCATCCCGCGTCGATAATATCCGCCGCAGCCTCGTCCATCTCAAAATGCCACGCGCCCTGGAGATGCTCGACGCCACCCTGCGCGGCATAGAGCAGGGCAAAATCGATGGCATCGAGGCCATCGACATATTGCTGAACGAAGAACTGTCGCTCCGGGAGAACCGCAGGATCAAGGCAGCCCTGCGCATGGCAAGGCTGCCGATCATCAAGACGCTGGACGGATATGACTTCTCCTTCCAGCCATCGCTCGACAGGAACCGCATCCTGGCGCTCGCTGGCCTGGACTTCATCAACCGGGCCGAGGTGGTGCATCTGCTGGGCCCGCCCGGTACCGGGAAAAGCCATATCGCCACGGCCCTTGCCGTCGAGGCCGTGAAGGCGGGCAAGAGCGTCTACTTCATCCCGCTCGCCGATCTGATCGCTTCACTGACCAAGGCTGAACGCGAGGGCACGTTGCGCGAGAAGATCCGCTTCCTATGCCGATCCTCCCTGCTCGTCGTCGACGAGATCGGGTATCTTCCCGTCACGCCCGGCGGCGGCAATCTCTTCTTCCAGCTCGTCAACGCCCGATACGAAAAGGGTGCCATGATCCTGACATCCAACCGCGGCTTCGCCGAATGGGGTGATGTCTTTGGCGATCCGGTGGTGGCCACCGCGCTGCTCGACCGCCTTCTTCACCACGCTGTGGTCATCCAGATCGAGGGCTCCAGCTATCGCATGCGACAGCACGCCGACCTCCTGCCCGAGCATGCGCGCATGGCACCGTCCATCAACCCGCCGCCCTTGCCGAAACGGCGCGGCCGCCCGCCAGCAAAGGAAAAGCCCGATCTCCATCACGGCTGA
- a CDS encoding peptidylprolyl isomerase, with protein MRFISALKTVAIGFALYASSGAALAQGGGQGQAEELKKAERSAVAEKNAKALEQSGTPQLPAASIPVDPQNVWDLDLSTGGRVRIQLRPDVAPNHVERIKELTRQGFYNGLKFHRVIPGFMAQGGDPKGDGTGGSTLPDLKQEFNWLPHVRGAVSMARAQSEDSANSQFFIVLLPRLQLDKKYTVFGRVIEGMQYVDAIVPGEPPANPSTILQASIESDGRAPVTAPISPAQPSASVPADPSPTSAQPRQ; from the coding sequence ATGCGTTTCATTTCGGCGCTCAAGACCGTGGCGATCGGCTTCGCCCTCTATGCGTCCAGCGGTGCCGCCCTGGCCCAGGGCGGCGGACAGGGACAGGCCGAGGAACTCAAGAAGGCGGAGAGGTCCGCCGTCGCGGAAAAGAACGCCAAGGCGCTGGAACAGTCCGGCACGCCGCAGCTTCCGGCCGCCAGTATCCCGGTCGATCCGCAGAATGTGTGGGATCTGGACCTGTCCACCGGCGGGCGCGTTCGCATCCAGCTCCGTCCCGACGTTGCGCCTAACCATGTGGAGCGGATCAAGGAACTGACGCGGCAGGGCTTCTATAACGGTCTCAAATTCCACCGCGTGATTCCCGGCTTCATGGCGCAGGGGGGCGATCCCAAGGGTGATGGGACGGGCGGCTCGACGCTGCCGGACCTCAAACAGGAGTTCAACTGGCTGCCCCATGTGCGCGGCGCGGTGTCCATGGCGCGCGCCCAGTCGGAGGACAGCGCGAACAGCCAGTTCTTCATCGTGCTGCTGCCCCGGCTTCAGCTCGACAAGAAATATACCGTCTTCGGCCGCGTGATCGAAGGGATGCAATATGTGGACGCCATCGTGCCGGGCGAGCCGCCCGCCAATCCCTCGACCATCCTTCAGGCGTCGATCGAAAGCGACGGCAGGGCGCCAGTGACCGCGCCGATCTCTCCGGCGCAGCCTTCGGCCAGCGTGCCTGCCGACCCGTCGCCCACCTCGGCCCAGCCCCGGCAATAA
- a CDS encoding HipA domain-containing protein, with protein MSGRREIVKFWEGEYPELAANEYFCLRAAERCGLELPRFRLSDDGRALVVDRFDLRADGHYQGFEDFCVLNARSTADKYRGSYETAILKRFRDFASADTVADGSERLFMLIALNCMVRNGDAHLKNFGMLYDDIDGPVRLAPVYDIVTTTAYLPADAMALTLNGSTRWPARSQLQAFGETRQIGTPAAIRAILERVETAIAETIPEIETYGGDHPSFAQIGARMIAAWHEGLAKH; from the coding sequence ATGTCGGGCAGGCGAGAGATCGTAAAATTCTGGGAAGGCGAATATCCCGAGCTCGCCGCCAATGAGTATTTCTGCCTGCGAGCAGCCGAGCGCTGTGGCCTGGAACTGCCGCGCTTCCGATTGTCGGATGATGGCCGCGCTCTTGTGGTCGATCGGTTTGATCTGCGCGCCGACGGCCACTATCAGGGCTTCGAAGACTTTTGCGTTCTGAACGCGCGTTCGACCGCCGATAAATATCGCGGCTCCTACGAAACCGCGATCCTCAAGCGCTTCCGTGACTTTGCGTCGGCCGATACCGTCGCCGATGGCTCGGAACGGTTGTTCATGCTGATCGCACTCAATTGCATGGTGCGCAACGGCGACGCTCACCTGAAGAATTTCGGCATGCTCTATGATGACATCGATGGACCGGTGCGTTTGGCACCCGTCTATGATATCGTGACGACCACTGCCTATCTCCCGGCTGATGCCATGGCGCTTACGCTCAACGGATCGACACGCTGGCCGGCCCGATCCCAGCTCCAGGCTTTCGGTGAGACGCGGCAGATCGGCACGCCGGCAGCCATTCGCGCCATCCTCGAGCGCGTGGAAACCGCGATCGCGGAAACAATCCCTGAGATCGAGACCTATGGCGGCGACCATCCCAGCTTCGCCCAGATTGGCGCGCGCATGATCGCGGCCTGGCATGAAGGGCTGGCAAAGCACTGA
- the queA gene encoding tRNA preQ1(34) S-adenosylmethionine ribosyltransferase-isomerase QueA: MRVDLFDFDLPAERIALRPASPRDSARLMLVAGNAPIEDRIVRDLPGLLRAGDVLVFNDTRVIPAQLEGMRGAAKIGATLHKRLGLRQWQAFLRNAKRVRDGDRIDFGAGVTAIAGPRDEDGGVTLHFEGEEPVELLLERAGRMPLPPYIASKRSTDERDKSDYQTIFAREDGAVAAPTAALHFTPDLMAGLASAGIVTETLTLHVGAGTFLPVKADDTDDHRMHAEWGRIDAAAADRLNAARAAGGRLIAVGTTSLRLLESASGEDGVIRPFEDETRIFITPGYRFRAVDGLMTNFHLPRSTLFMLVSALMGRDRMQAAYAHAIAQGYRFYSYGDSSLLLPGE, encoded by the coding sequence ATGCGCGTAGACCTGTTCGATTTCGACCTGCCGGCGGAGCGCATCGCGCTGCGGCCTGCGTCTCCGCGCGATTCGGCGCGGCTGATGCTGGTGGCGGGCAACGCGCCCATTGAGGATCGAATCGTGCGTGACCTGCCCGGTCTGCTGCGTGCAGGGGATGTGTTGGTGTTCAACGACACGCGCGTGATCCCCGCCCAGCTTGAAGGGATGCGGGGCGCGGCGAAGATCGGCGCGACCCTGCACAAGCGGCTTGGTCTGCGGCAATGGCAGGCGTTCCTGCGCAACGCGAAGCGCGTGCGCGATGGCGACCGGATCGACTTTGGCGCAGGAGTCACCGCCATCGCCGGGCCGCGCGACGAGGATGGCGGCGTCACGCTGCACTTCGAGGGGGAGGAGCCGGTCGAATTGCTGCTGGAGCGGGCGGGCCGGATGCCGCTTCCCCCCTATATCGCCAGCAAGCGTTCCACCGACGAGCGCGACAAGTCAGACTATCAAACCATATTCGCCCGCGAGGACGGCGCCGTCGCCGCGCCCACCGCCGCGCTCCATTTCACGCCGGACCTGATGGCCGGGCTGGCGTCCGCCGGAATCGTGACGGAAACGCTGACCCTGCATGTCGGCGCGGGCACCTTCCTGCCGGTGAAGGCGGACGATACGGACGACCACCGGATGCATGCCGAATGGGGACGGATCGATGCGGCCGCCGCTGACCGCCTGAACGCGGCGCGGGCGGCTGGCGGTCGCCTGATAGCGGTCGGCACCACCAGCCTGCGCCTGCTGGAAAGCGCGTCCGGCGAAGATGGCGTCATCCGTCCCTTCGAGGATGAAACGCGCATCTTCATCACGCCGGGCTATCGGTTCCGGGCGGTGGACGGCCTGATGACCAATTTCCATTTGCCCCGATCGACGCTGTTCATGCTGGTCAGCGCGCTGATGGGGCGGGATCGGATGCAGGCTGCCTATGCCCATGCCATAGCGCAGGGCTATCGGTTCTACAGCTATGGCGATTCGTCCTTGTTGCTGCCGGGCGAATAA
- the istA gene encoding IS21 family transposase: MIRLGELMMILELHRQGVSISAIARRTGRDPKTIRKYIERGIEAPVYGPRMLGRPNKLAPYLEFLRERVTAFPDLTAARLTREIRELGYMGAYTAVKRFLAAIRPENGPKPFEVRFETPPGVQAQVDFARFVVEFTDEPGVSRIVWLFSLVLGHSRFLFARYVMHQDLQSLLRCHMQAFEALGGVPIEILYDRMKTAVTGEDDQGHIIYNRSLLALAGHYRFVPRACRPYRAKTKGKVERPFSYIRKDFFLGRSFRNLDDLNVQLIDWLDTVANVRVHGTTQRIIAEAFAAEQPELQLLPAGRFDAVLKLERRVSHDGMVSVGGNYYSVPDRTRRVVEIQQLPDKIRIVDLGQVIAEHPVLEGRRQYRIDPAHRTGSSGAKRRIHGKEVIAIGRVGEHVAVRSLAIYQAIGSQLARGDRP; the protein is encoded by the coding sequence ATGATCCGACTTGGAGAATTGATGATGATCCTCGAACTACATCGGCAGGGCGTATCGATATCCGCCATTGCCCGACGCACTGGTCGCGATCCCAAGACCATCCGAAAATATATCGAACGGGGCATCGAGGCCCCGGTTTACGGCCCTCGCATGCTGGGTCGACCGAACAAACTGGCACCCTATCTGGAATTTTTGCGTGAGCGAGTGACGGCCTTTCCCGATCTGACTGCGGCGCGCCTGACGCGGGAAATCCGTGAGCTGGGATATATGGGCGCCTATACCGCGGTAAAGCGGTTCCTGGCAGCGATCCGGCCGGAAAACGGCCCCAAGCCCTTTGAGGTTCGGTTCGAGACGCCGCCTGGCGTGCAGGCACAGGTCGACTTTGCCCGGTTCGTCGTCGAATTTACCGATGAGCCCGGCGTCAGCCGGATCGTCTGGCTGTTCAGCCTGGTGCTGGGACATTCGCGCTTCCTGTTTGCGCGCTACGTCATGCATCAGGATCTCCAAAGCCTGTTGCGCTGTCATATGCAGGCCTTTGAAGCGCTCGGCGGCGTCCCGATCGAGATCCTCTACGATCGCATGAAAACCGCTGTGACCGGGGAAGATGATCAGGGCCACATCATCTACAATCGATCATTGCTGGCTCTGGCCGGGCATTATCGCTTCGTGCCGCGCGCCTGCCGTCCCTATCGGGCCAAGACCAAGGGAAAGGTCGAGCGGCCATTCAGCTATATCCGCAAGGACTTCTTCCTGGGCCGGAGCTTCCGCAATCTGGACGATCTCAATGTCCAGCTGATCGACTGGCTCGATACCGTCGCCAACGTCCGTGTCCACGGCACGACGCAGCGGATTATTGCTGAAGCCTTCGCCGCCGAGCAGCCTGAGTTGCAGCTGCTCCCGGCGGGCCGCTTTGACGCTGTTCTGAAGCTGGAGCGCCGCGTCAGCCACGATGGGATGGTCTCGGTCGGCGGCAATTACTACAGCGTTCCCGATCGCACCCGGCGCGTCGTCGAAATCCAGCAGTTACCCGACAAGATCCGGATCGTAGACCTGGGCCAGGTCATTGCCGAGCACCCGGTTCTTGAGGGGCGTCGGCAGTACAGGATCGATCCTGCGCATCGGACAGGCAGCAGCGGCGCCAAGCGCCGTATCCATGGCAAAGAGGTAATCGCCATCGGTCGTGTAGGCGAGCATGTCGCCGTGCGCTCCCTGGCCATCTATCAGGCGATCGGCAGCCAACTGGCGCGGGGAGACCGGCCATGA
- a CDS encoding Arm DNA-binding domain-containing protein, whose translation MFDAEGEALQALRRARPHLYVMPSGTRSWRLKYRFGGKEHRLTFGTYPDMTLVEARGAREAARKLLREGTNPKVDKKQRQAVAAIENGNTSEAIARQ comes from the coding sequence ATGTTCGATGCCGAAGGAGAAGCCTTACAAGCTCTCCGACGCGCACGGCCTCATCTCTATGTCATGCCATCTGGCACCCGCTCTTGGCGATTGAAATATCGCTTTGGCGGCAAGGAACATCGGCTGACATTCGGCACCTACCCCGACATGACCTTGGTCGAAGCGCGCGGGGCTCGCGAGGCGGCGCGCAAACTCCTGCGGGAAGGCACCAATCCCAAGGTCGACAAGAAGCAACGCCAGGCTGTTGCCGCTATAGAGAACGGCAACACGTCCGAAGCGATCGCGCGCCAATAG
- the moaA gene encoding GTP 3',8-cyclase MoaA codes for MAMVDLSRAPMTDGLGRRIDYLRISVTDRCDLRCRYCMAERMRFLPRNQVLTLEEIALLADLFIARGVRKIRLTGGEPLVRRDMPDLVRRIGRHLGDGLDELTLTTNGTRLAEHAEALRDAGMGRINLSLDSLSPERFAHITRGGDIARVLHGLDAAHEAGLAVKINMVALKGVNEDEILPMLHWCDGRGFDLTLIETMPLGDTGQDRTDHYLPLTRVVEHIRRHRALTPLADRTGGPARYHAVEGMGIRLGLITPLTRNFCADCNRMRMTCEGKIFMCLGHEDHVDFRAALREGGLAAVHPLIDRALRLKPARHDFRIGIGAPAAAIHRHMSVTGG; via the coding sequence ATGGCCATGGTCGATCTTTCCCGCGCGCCCATGACCGACGGCCTTGGCCGCCGGATCGATTATCTGCGGATCTCCGTGACGGATCGCTGCGATCTGCGTTGCCGCTATTGCATGGCCGAGCGGATGCGCTTCCTGCCCAGGAACCAGGTGCTGACGCTGGAGGAAATCGCCCTGCTGGCCGATCTTTTCATCGCGCGCGGCGTCCGGAAGATCAGACTGACCGGGGGTGAGCCGCTGGTGCGCCGGGACATGCCCGATCTGGTGCGGCGGATCGGGCGGCATCTGGGCGATGGGCTGGACGAGCTGACGCTGACCACCAACGGCACCCGACTGGCCGAGCATGCCGAAGCCCTGCGCGACGCGGGCATGGGGCGGATCAACCTCAGCCTGGACAGCCTTTCGCCCGAACGCTTCGCCCATATCACGCGCGGCGGCGATATCGCCAGGGTGCTCCACGGCCTCGACGCGGCGCATGAGGCGGGTCTGGCCGTCAAGATCAACATGGTCGCGCTCAAGGGCGTGAACGAGGACGAAATCCTCCCCATGCTCCATTGGTGCGATGGCCGCGGCTTCGATCTGACGCTGATCGAAACCATGCCGCTCGGGGATACCGGCCAGGATCGCACCGATCATTATCTGCCGTTGACCCGGGTGGTCGAGCATATCCGGCGACATCGGGCTCTGACGCCCCTCGCCGATCGGACAGGCGGACCCGCGCGTTATCACGCTGTCGAGGGGATGGGTATCCGGCTGGGTCTCATCACGCCCCTCACCCGGAATTTCTGCGCCGACTGCAACCGGATGCGCATGACCTGCGAGGGCAAGATCTTCATGTGTCTGGGCCATGAGGATCATGTCGATTTCCGCGCCGCGCTACGCGAAGGCGGCCTCGCGGCAGTTCATCCCCTGATCGACCGTGCCCTGCGCCTGAAGCCCGCGCGGCATGATTTCCGCATCGGAATTGGCGCTCCCGCAGCCGCCATTCACCGTCATATGAGCGTTACGGGCGGATGA
- a CDS encoding DNA-directed RNA polymerase subunit alpha C-terminal domain-containing protein has product MPEMRSKQQIIATYDTLPADRSPMDSVMAAINGLSEGPPPVFVAVDLLRPYPIRDLGPPDWLIVSVGSEQSSSFQANWRDVIRVAPQEASVVLLSQGNILDVPHEVAQHVDLTGWHGNGLDRRIDSVARRIAGGTSIWRQDDVEGDALRRGALIHVGDGTTMLNPKLLVKIVDLSLSKGAQRVIRQQNIIYVGDLVQMTEAELLRIPDFGRKRLGEIKAALQNLGLMLGAIIPSWPPENFEALLGDRDAAEKLVVQSRHLVDWVDDEPFWL; this is encoded by the coding sequence ATGCCGGAGATGAGATCGAAGCAGCAAATCATTGCAACGTATGACACACTTCCCGCTGATCGCTCGCCGATGGACAGTGTGATGGCGGCCATCAATGGGTTGAGCGAAGGTCCGCCGCCGGTATTTGTCGCTGTAGATCTCTTGCGACCGTATCCGATCCGGGACTTAGGTCCTCCAGACTGGTTGATCGTTTCAGTGGGTTCGGAACAGTCCTCGTCCTTTCAGGCTAATTGGCGCGACGTGATAAGGGTGGCTCCGCAAGAGGCCTCAGTCGTGCTGCTGTCTCAAGGAAATATTTTGGATGTCCCACACGAGGTGGCTCAACACGTTGATCTCACCGGATGGCACGGCAACGGATTAGACCGTCGTATCGATTCGGTTGCGCGCCGGATTGCAGGGGGGACATCGATATGGCGCCAAGACGATGTGGAGGGCGATGCTTTACGAAGAGGTGCGCTGATCCACGTCGGCGATGGCACCACGATGCTCAACCCGAAGCTGCTTGTTAAGATCGTCGACCTTAGTCTGTCGAAGGGCGCGCAACGCGTGATACGACAACAGAACATTATCTATGTCGGCGACCTCGTTCAGATGACGGAGGCCGAGCTTCTAAGAATACCCGATTTTGGTCGTAAGAGGTTGGGAGAGATCAAAGCCGCACTCCAAAATCTCGGGCTTATGCTTGGTGCCATCATACCCAGCTGGCCACCCGAAAATTTCGAAGCACTGTTAGGTGATCGCGATGCGGCAGAGAAACTAGTTGTTCAGTCCCGGCATCTGGTGGATTGGGTTGACGATGAACCGTTCTGGCTCTGA
- a CDS encoding DUF2171 domain-containing protein has product MGYQGGRRYGDDFYAGQPRYGGSGHWREDRGYRYGTRGQFGGGRAYRSPPPDYDPDERGFFDRAGDEVRSWFGDEEAERRREYDDYYNRPYGDPRDQSSRVGYASASGSERYLPNRGYAPFTGERSGYGAEDHGYRTRSYGPQHDYGEHHDANYHAWRQQRISELDRDYAEYQRENRERFDNEFASWRTRRGEQRQALSQVREHMEVVGSDGEHVGTVDKLRGDRIVLTRSDEDAGGMHHSVPCSWIKAIDAQRVTLEKTADEAQSAWRTERERSVLSGDLGDDASSWNDDDGYGGGRSGAAAKSRYR; this is encoded by the coding sequence ATGGGTTACCAGGGCGGACGCCGCTATGGTGATGATTTCTATGCCGGACAACCGCGCTACGGCGGTTCGGGCCACTGGCGCGAGGATCGCGGTTATCGCTATGGCACGCGAGGGCAGTTCGGCGGCGGACGGGCCTATCGATCGCCGCCGCCCGATTACGATCCGGACGAGCGCGGCTTTTTCGACCGCGCAGGCGATGAGGTGCGCAGCTGGTTCGGCGATGAAGAGGCCGAACGCCGCCGCGAATATGACGATTATTACAACCGCCCCTATGGCGATCCGCGCGACCAGAGCAGCCGGGTAGGCTATGCCTCCGCTTCGGGGAGCGAGCGCTATCTGCCGAACCGGGGATACGCGCCCTTCACCGGGGAACGTAGCGGTTATGGCGCCGAGGATCATGGCTATCGCACCCGCTCATATGGTCCGCAGCATGACTATGGCGAACATCATGACGCCAATTATCATGCGTGGCGCCAGCAGCGGATCAGCGAACTGGACCGCGACTATGCCGAATATCAGCGCGAAAATCGCGAGCGCTTCGACAATGAGTTCGCAAGCTGGCGAACCCGGCGCGGCGAACAGCGGCAGGCGCTGTCGCAGGTGCGCGAGCATATGGAAGTGGTCGGCAGCGACGGCGAGCATGTCGGCACCGTCGACAAGCTGCGTGGCGACCGCATCGTGCTGACCAGGAGTGACGAGGATGCAGGCGGGATGCATCATTCCGTCCCCTGCTCCTGGATCAAGGCGATAGACGCGCAAAGGGTGACGTTGGAAAAGACGGCCGACGAGGCGCAATCCGCCTGGCGCACGGAACGGGAGCGTTCGGTGTTGAGCGGCGATCTGGGCGACGATGCCTCTTCATGGAATGACGATGATGGATATGGCGGCGGGCGAAGCGGCGCCGCTGCGAAAAGCCGTTATCGCTGA
- a CDS encoding NAD kinase, translated as MNGEARRALVASPTPAAKAAEERLRAAYDFVPLEEANMIVALGGDGFMLQTLHSMLESRRILPIFGMNLGTVGFLMNEWRLERLEQRMQSAKPFKVTPLRMTVDTVDGESFSIPAINEVSLLRETRQTARLEVEVNDRTVLPELVCDGVLVATPAGSTAYNLSAHGPILPLGSGLVALTPISPFRPRRWRGAILPENTAIRFTVLDPVKRPVSAVADQREVRDVARVEVGIDRATPLTLLFDPEHTLDDRIAAEQFIA; from the coding sequence ATGAACGGCGAAGCCCGGCGCGCCCTCGTCGCCTCCCCCACTCCGGCAGCGAAGGCGGCGGAAGAAAGACTTCGCGCCGCCTATGATTTCGTGCCGTTGGAGGAAGCGAACATGATCGTCGCCCTGGGCGGGGACGGCTTCATGTTGCAAACGCTCCATTCCATGCTCGAAAGCCGTCGGATCCTGCCGATCTTCGGCATGAATCTGGGAACGGTGGGTTTCCTGATGAACGAATGGCGGCTGGAGCGGCTGGAGCAACGGATGCAATCCGCCAAGCCGTTCAAGGTCACGCCGCTGCGGATGACCGTGGACACGGTGGATGGCGAGAGCTTTTCCATTCCCGCCATCAACGAAGTGTCGCTGCTGCGCGAAACCCGCCAGACCGCCAGGCTGGAAGTGGAGGTCAACGATCGCACGGTGCTGCCCGAACTGGTATGCGACGGCGTTCTGGTCGCGACCCCGGCCGGATCGACCGCCTATAATCTGTCGGCGCACGGGCCGATCCTTCCTCTCGGTTCGGGCCTTGTCGCCCTGACGCCGATCAGCCCCTTTCGTCCCCGGCGCTGGCGGGGGGCGATCCTGCCGGAAAACACCGCGATCCGCTTCACCGTGCTCGATCCGGTCAAGCGCCCGGTCAGCGCCGTGGCCGACCAGCGCGAGGTCCGCGACGTGGCGCGCGTGGAGGTCGGCATCGATCGCGCGACCCCTTTGACGCTGCTTTTCGACCCGGAACATACGCTGGACGACCGCATCGCCGCAGAGCAGTTCATAGCCTGA
- a CDS encoding DMT family protein → MPTVLLLLLSNVFMTVAWYWHLKGGMNKPLLLVILISWGIALVEYCFAVPANRLGYAHGWSAGQLKITQEAIALLIFGGFMVTVLGEPLHWRHLAAFLCIMAAVGFLFVGRN, encoded by the coding sequence ATGCCGACCGTCCTGCTGCTCCTCCTGTCCAATGTCTTCATGACCGTCGCCTGGTATTGGCATCTCAAGGGCGGGATGAACAAGCCGCTGCTGCTGGTGATCCTCATCAGCTGGGGGATCGCGCTGGTCGAATATTGCTTCGCGGTTCCCGCGAACCGCCTTGGCTATGCCCATGGCTGGAGCGCGGGGCAGCTCAAGATCACGCAGGAGGCGATCGCCCTGCTCATCTTCGGCGGGTTCATGGTGACGGTATTGGGCGAACCGCTGCACTGGCGGCATCTGGCCGCCTTCCTCTGCATCATGGCCGCGGTCGGTTTTCTGTTCGTGGGACGAAACTGA
- the coaD gene encoding pantetheine-phosphate adenylyltransferase has product MKQRVGVYPGTFDPITLGHMDIIRRGAKLVDKLVIGVTTNISKSPMFTDEERLEMVRRECADIDTEIVVTGFNSLLMDFAESQGASVIIRGLRAVADFEYEYQMAGMNQQINGRVETVFLMADVSLQPIASRLVKEIALYGGPIHKFVSPAVRDDVEARVARLGRKGG; this is encoded by the coding sequence ATGAAACAGAGGGTGGGGGTCTATCCCGGCACGTTCGATCCGATCACGCTGGGCCATATGGACATCATCCGGCGGGGGGCGAAGCTGGTCGACAAGCTGGTGATCGGCGTCACGACCAACATCTCCAAATCGCCCATGTTCACTGACGAGGAGCGGCTGGAGATGGTCCGTCGCGAATGCGCGGACATCGATACGGAGATCGTCGTCACCGGATTCAATTCGCTGCTGATGGACTTCGCCGAATCGCAGGGGGCCAGCGTCATCATCCGGGGCCTGCGGGCCGTTGCGGACTTCGAATATGAATATCAGATGGCGGGCATGAACCAGCAGATCAACGGGCGCGTCGAAACCGTCTTCCTGATGGCGGACGTGTCCTTGCAGCCCATCGCCTCGCGCCTGGTCAAGGAAATCGCGCTTTACGGCGGCCCGATCCACAAATTCGTCAGCCCCGCCGTGCGCGACGACGTGGAGGCACGCGTGGCCAGACTGGGGCGCAAGGGCGGATAA